A section of the Enterococcus montenegrensis genome encodes:
- the hisF gene encoding imidazole glycerol phosphate synthase subunit HisF yields the protein MIAKRIIPCLDVRDGRVVKGVNFAGIKDVASPVELAKKYDQAGADELVFYDITASAENRGLFTDILQAVAKQVFIPLTVGGGINTVDDFDRVLKCGADKVSVNSGAIKNPQLIADGAQRYGSQCVVLSVDVKKVADKWHVFTKGGREDTGINALTWIKQGEKLGAGELVINSMDTDGVKTGFDLNLLQAVADISQLPIVASGGAGSKVDFYQLFQNPRIDAGLAASIFHYDEIPIPVLKQYLLEKNIPIRN from the coding sequence ATGATTGCCAAACGAATTATTCCTTGCCTTGACGTGCGAGATGGACGCGTAGTAAAGGGTGTTAATTTTGCAGGAATTAAAGATGTGGCGTCGCCGGTAGAGCTGGCAAAAAAATACGATCAAGCAGGCGCAGATGAGCTAGTTTTTTATGACATTACTGCTTCAGCGGAAAATCGCGGCTTGTTTACTGATATTTTGCAAGCGGTGGCCAAACAAGTTTTTATTCCTCTAACGGTTGGCGGGGGCATTAATACAGTTGATGATTTTGATCGGGTATTAAAATGCGGCGCCGATAAAGTTAGCGTTAATTCAGGGGCAATCAAAAATCCGCAACTGATTGCTGACGGGGCACAACGTTACGGTTCCCAATGCGTCGTTTTATCAGTGGATGTAAAAAAAGTTGCGGACAAGTGGCACGTTTTTACCAAAGGCGGCAGAGAAGATACCGGGATTAATGCTTTGACGTGGATTAAACAAGGAGAAAAATTAGGCGCTGGCGAATTGGTCATTAATTCGATGGATACCGATGGCGTGAAAACAGGCTTTGATTTGAACTTGTTGCAGGCAGTGGCCGATATTTCCCAATTGCCGATTGTAGCTTCTGGTGGTGCAGGTAGTAAGGTTGATTTTTATCAACTATTTCAAAATCCGCGAATTGATGCGGGACTAGCAGCTTCTATTTTTCATTATGATGAGATTCCAATTCCAGTGTTAAAGCAATATTTACTAGAGAAAAATATTCCAATCCGCAACTGA
- the hisIE gene encoding bifunctional phosphoribosyl-AMP cyclohydrolase/phosphoribosyl-ATP diphosphatase HisIE gives MEVKNLNFDENGLIPCVVQDFYTKEILTLAYMNEESLQATLKDRQMTFFSRSRQELWRKGETSGNRQTLICLKADCDQDALIAEVIKAGPACHTGAESCFNELLFKDSTQINISIPELYELVLGRKEAPQEKSYTSYLFAKGNEKILKKIGEEATEVVIGAMKESKEETTYEISDLIYHLLVLMANNNITPAEIMAELSRRQVVDQKTKQETMK, from the coding sequence ATGGAAGTAAAAAACTTGAACTTTGACGAAAATGGCTTGATTCCTTGTGTGGTACAAGACTTTTATACAAAAGAGATACTGACGCTAGCGTATATGAATGAAGAAAGTTTACAAGCCACATTGAAAGATCGGCAAATGACTTTTTTCTCCCGCAGTCGGCAAGAATTATGGCGCAAAGGAGAAACAAGTGGTAATAGACAAACATTGATTTGTTTAAAAGCAGACTGTGACCAAGATGCGTTAATAGCAGAAGTAATTAAGGCAGGACCGGCTTGCCATACGGGGGCAGAAAGTTGTTTTAATGAACTTTTGTTTAAAGACAGTACCCAAATAAATATTTCGATTCCAGAGCTTTACGAATTGGTTTTAGGGCGTAAAGAGGCACCGCAGGAAAAAAGTTATACCAGCTATTTATTTGCCAAAGGAAATGAAAAGATTTTGAAAAAAATCGGTGAGGAAGCGACAGAGGTGGTTATTGGCGCGATGAAAGAAAGCAAGGAAGAGACAACGTATGAAATTTCTGACTTGATTTATCATTTACTCGTTTTAATGGCCAATAACAACATTACGCCAGCTGAAATTATGGCCGAACTTTCCCGTCGTCAAGTGGTGGATCAAAAGACCAAGCAAGAGACGATGAAATAA
- a CDS encoding histidinol-phosphatase HisJ family protein: MFYSNAHTHSDWCDGENTLAEMAQAAEKLGFTDLGFTSHSPAPFDLTCLGVKDESAYQKAVRSLAEKSLLQISCGLEWDYFSKTPISGYDYFVGSVHYLPPRAGVYRSVDDTPKNFAKTLQEWYDGDFLALAQDYYDLVVTHITQNQPKIVGHFDLVTKFNNTLQYLTAKNQDAYEQLALTALKKVVAVIQKYDGLVEVNTGGMSRGWTKQAYPAKFLLNYLASEEVPIIITSDTHQVDTLAYAFEETKKILQSVGFSSSWQLKERKFVPVAF; the protein is encoded by the coding sequence ATGTTTTATTCAAACGCCCATACTCACAGCGATTGGTGTGACGGAGAAAATACCTTAGCGGAAATGGCGCAAGCAGCTGAAAAGCTAGGCTTTACCGATTTAGGTTTCACCAGTCATTCACCAGCTCCTTTTGATCTTACCTGCTTAGGTGTGAAAGACGAAAGTGCCTATCAAAAAGCCGTACGCAGTTTAGCTGAAAAAAGTTTGCTACAGATTAGTTGCGGATTGGAGTGGGATTATTTTAGTAAGACACCGATTAGTGGCTATGATTATTTTGTCGGTTCTGTCCACTATTTGCCCCCGCGAGCAGGTGTGTATCGCAGTGTGGATGATACGCCGAAAAATTTTGCTAAAACTTTACAGGAGTGGTATGACGGTGATTTTTTAGCTTTGGCGCAAGATTATTACGATTTAGTTGTAACACATATTACACAAAACCAGCCCAAAATCGTTGGTCATTTTGATTTGGTTACAAAATTTAATAATACGTTACAGTATCTAACCGCTAAAAATCAAGATGCCTATGAACAACTTGCTTTAACTGCTTTAAAAAAAGTTGTTGCAGTCATTCAAAAATATGATGGTTTGGTGGAAGTCAATACTGGCGGCATGAGTCGAGGGTGGACAAAGCAGGCGTATCCGGCCAAATTTTTGTTGAATTATTTAGCCAGTGAAGAAGTGCCAATCATAATCACCAGTGATACACATCAAGTAGACACTTTAGCATATGCCTTTGAGGAAACGAAAAAGATTCTACAGTCAGTTGGCTTTAGCAGCAGTTGGCAGTTAAAGGAGCGAAAATTTGTCCCTGTAGCCTTTTAA
- a CDS encoding ABC transporter ATP-binding protein, with product MSEVLAIQNLQQTFERGTINENHVLKGINLTMNKGDFITIIGGNGAGKSTLLNSIAGTIPTETGKIMLNGTDITRQSVTKRAKDISRVFQDPKMGTAVRLTVEENLALAMKRGHSRGFSMGVKQKQKEFFKEKLATLHLGLEARLNAEIGLLSGGQRQAITLLMATLQRPELILLDEHTAALDPKTSATVMDLTERLIKEEKLTAFMVTHDMKDAIRYGNRLIMLHQGKIVVDIAGKKKSQLTVPDLMTLFHQNSGENLKDDQLLLV from the coding sequence ATGAGTGAAGTCTTAGCAATCCAAAATTTACAGCAAACTTTTGAACGAGGCACAATTAATGAAAATCACGTTTTAAAAGGCATCAACTTAACCATGAACAAAGGCGACTTTATTACCATTATCGGCGGAAACGGCGCAGGTAAGTCCACGCTTTTAAATAGCATTGCAGGCACAATTCCAACTGAAACTGGAAAAATTATGTTAAATGGGACTGATATTACCCGCCAGTCTGTTACGAAACGGGCCAAAGATATTAGTCGGGTTTTTCAAGATCCAAAAATGGGGACTGCCGTTCGTTTAACAGTGGAGGAAAATTTGGCTTTAGCCATGAAACGTGGCCATTCCCGCGGCTTTTCAATGGGCGTCAAACAAAAGCAAAAAGAATTTTTCAAAGAAAAATTAGCTACGCTACATTTAGGTTTAGAAGCACGTTTAAATGCAGAAATTGGTTTATTATCTGGCGGTCAGCGCCAAGCGATTACGCTGCTCATGGCGACCTTACAACGTCCCGAATTAATTTTGTTAGATGAACACACGGCTGCCCTTGATCCGAAAACTTCAGCGACAGTTATGGATCTGACAGAGCGTTTAATTAAGGAAGAAAAACTGACGGCTTTCATGGTGACCCATGACATGAAAGACGCCATTCGTTACGGCAATCGTTTAATCATGCTCCATCAAGGCAAAATTGTCGTGGATATTGCCGGCAAAAAGAAAAGTCAATTGACAGTACCTGATTTGATGACGCTGTTTCATCAAAATAGCGGTGAAAATTTAAAAGACGATCAGTTATTACTAGTTTAA